In the genome of Pseudomonas sp. P5_109, one region contains:
- a CDS encoding DUF962 domain-containing protein produces the protein MENVKRFNSFAEFYPYYLSEHSNSTCRRLHFIGTTLVILILALTIGRGAWMLLWALPLAGYSFAWVGHFFFEKNRPATFQHPFYSLLGDFVMYRDMVLGRVPF, from the coding sequence GTGGAAAACGTCAAACGATTCAACAGTTTCGCTGAGTTCTACCCTTACTACCTCAGCGAACACAGCAACAGTACCTGCCGCCGACTCCATTTTATCGGCACGACGCTGGTTATCTTGATACTGGCGCTGACCATTGGTCGGGGCGCCTGGATGCTGCTGTGGGCCCTGCCTCTGGCGGGTTACAGCTTTGCCTGGGTCGGGCATTTCTTCTTCGAGAAGAACCGCCCGGCAACCTTCCAACACCCGTTCTATAGCTTGCTCGGCGATTTTGTCATGTACCGGGACATGGTCCTGGGGCGCGTTCCGTTCTAG
- a CDS encoding SelT/SelW/SelH family protein, with protein sequence MSASKPEIVITYCTQCQWLLRAAWLAQELLSTFGDDLGKVSLVPGTGGVFHVFCDAVQIWERKADGGFPEAKVLKQRVRDQIDPARDLGHNDRTQ encoded by the coding sequence ATGAGCGCAAGCAAACCCGAAATTGTCATCACCTACTGCACGCAATGCCAATGGCTGTTGCGTGCAGCCTGGCTGGCCCAGGAACTGCTCAGCACCTTTGGTGATGACCTGGGCAAAGTCTCCCTGGTGCCAGGCACCGGCGGGGTCTTTCATGTTTTCTGTGACGCCGTGCAGATCTGGGAACGCAAGGCGGACGGTGGCTTCCCCGAGGCCAAAGTGCTCAAGCAGCGGGTCCGCGACCAGATCGACCCGGCCCGCGACCTGGGGCACAACGACCGCACTCAGTGA
- a CDS encoding DMT family transporter translates to MTPRTALGALHIGALMFGLTGVFGKLAAASPAIIVFGRAAFAVLALAFFARFASQTRWQKLEAVDWRRLLLSGLLLAGHWVSFFIAVKVAGVAIATLGFASFPAFTVILEGLIFRERIRANEIVLVLLVSVGLVLVTPDFDLASGATTGLLWAVGSGLLFALLSLTNRASSGRVPPVQAALCQNVVVALCLLPVAAPQLSEVRAIDWLWIGLLGVFCTGVAHSLFVASLAVIKARTAAVVFALEPVYGITVAWLLFNENPTLRMLLGGALIIVAIVVSSRFSTGTSKKAVVAEAASH, encoded by the coding sequence ATGACTCCTCGTACCGCCCTTGGCGCCCTGCATATCGGCGCATTGATGTTCGGCCTGACCGGCGTGTTCGGCAAACTGGCGGCCGCGTCACCGGCGATCATCGTGTTCGGCCGTGCCGCTTTTGCCGTACTCGCACTGGCGTTTTTTGCACGCTTCGCCAGCCAGACGCGCTGGCAGAAACTTGAAGCCGTGGACTGGCGTCGCCTGCTGCTCAGCGGCTTGTTGCTGGCCGGGCACTGGGTGAGCTTCTTCATTGCGGTGAAAGTCGCAGGCGTGGCGATTGCGACGCTCGGTTTCGCCAGTTTCCCGGCCTTTACCGTGATCCTTGAAGGGCTGATCTTCCGCGAGCGCATTCGCGCCAATGAGATTGTGCTGGTGCTGCTGGTGAGTGTCGGGCTGGTGCTGGTCACACCTGACTTTGATCTGGCCAGCGGCGCCACCACCGGCCTGCTGTGGGCCGTGGGCTCCGGGTTGCTGTTCGCCCTGCTGTCGCTGACCAATCGTGCCAGTTCCGGGCGGGTGCCGCCCGTGCAGGCAGCGTTGTGCCAGAACGTAGTGGTTGCCTTGTGTCTGCTGCCGGTGGCGGCGCCGCAATTGAGCGAAGTACGCGCCATCGACTGGCTGTGGATCGGCCTGCTCGGTGTGTTCTGTACCGGTGTCGCCCACAGCCTGTTCGTCGCCAGCCTCGCGGTGATCAAGGCACGCACCGCCGCCGTGGTGTTCGCCCTGGAGCCGGTCTACGGCATCACCGTCGCGTGGCTGCTGTTCAATGAAAACCCTACCCTGCGCATGTTGCTGGGGGGCGCGCTGATCATCGTGGCGATTGTGGTGTCCAGCAGGTTCTCAACTGGCACAAGCAAGAAAGCCGTTGTCGCCGAGGCTGCATCTCACTGA
- a CDS encoding AraC family transcriptional regulator — translation MSERTTSASWAMGIVKALEMDGLDCRVLFKQLGLDYAALDDPDARFPQDSMTRLWQRAVELSGNPAIGLNMGKVVRPAQFHVTGYALMSSQTLAEGFRRLVRYQRIIAESADLSFKLLEEGYALILTVHGDHLPPTRQSAEASLACALALCSWLTGRTLQPRKVLVQGAEPVNLEPYKQAFHAPLVFNAPYDALIFERADMEAPLPTANEAMALLHDRFAGEYLARFSESRVTHKARQVLCRLLPQGEPKRDTVAQTLHLSQRTLQRRLQEEGTSFQVLLDDTRRELAEQYLAQPTMTLLEIAYLLGFADPSNFFRAFRRWFDATPGEYRMRLLQAPEAVNDAKMPEYTAQTQ, via the coding sequence ATGAGCGAACGAACGACTTCTGCAAGCTGGGCGATGGGGATTGTCAAAGCGCTGGAGATGGACGGCCTGGATTGCCGGGTTCTGTTCAAGCAGCTGGGGCTTGACTACGCGGCACTGGATGATCCGGATGCACGCTTCCCGCAAGATTCCATGACACGGCTGTGGCAACGCGCGGTCGAGTTGTCGGGTAACCCGGCCATCGGCCTGAACATGGGCAAGGTGGTGCGACCGGCGCAGTTCCATGTGACCGGTTACGCCTTGATGTCCAGCCAGACCCTGGCCGAAGGCTTTCGGCGCCTGGTGCGCTATCAGCGGATCATCGCCGAAAGTGCCGACCTGAGTTTCAAGCTGCTGGAAGAAGGCTACGCGCTGATTCTGACAGTACATGGCGACCATCTGCCGCCAACCCGGCAAAGCGCCGAAGCGTCACTGGCCTGTGCCTTGGCGCTGTGCAGCTGGTTGACCGGGCGTACGTTGCAGCCACGCAAAGTGTTGGTGCAAGGCGCCGAGCCGGTCAATCTGGAACCCTACAAACAAGCCTTCCATGCACCCCTGGTGTTCAACGCGCCTTACGATGCGCTGATTTTCGAACGCGCGGACATGGAAGCGCCACTTCCTACCGCCAACGAAGCCATGGCGCTGCTGCATGACCGCTTTGCTGGCGAGTACCTGGCGCGCTTTTCCGAGAGCCGCGTGACCCACAAGGCGCGGCAGGTGTTGTGCCGCCTGTTGCCCCAGGGCGAACCCAAGCGCGACACCGTGGCGCAGACGCTGCATCTGTCCCAGCGCACCTTGCAACGGCGCTTGCAGGAAGAGGGCACGAGCTTTCAGGTGCTGTTGGACGATACCCGGCGCGAGCTGGCCGAGCAGTATCTGGCGCAACCGACCATGACCTTGCTGGAAATTGCCTACTTGCTGGGGTTCGCTGATCCGAGCAACTTCTTCCGTGCTTTCCGGCGCTGGTTCGATGCCACACCCGGCGAATACCGGATGCGGCTGTTGCAAGCACCTGAAGCGGTCAATGACGCCAAAATGCCGGAATACACAGCACAAACACAGTGA
- a CDS encoding AraC family transcriptional regulator yields the protein MRPILTLRQYSHDLIVHSHDHAQLVFGLSGALDFEVDGRGSQVVQQSFVVIPSGAHHACGSPNGSRCLVLDVPGEQWVAQSLGDHAESSRRLLDNAGRLSLDAGQSQLVSWLANSPVDDPLIAQQGAVLLLASLNNARPVTIGGRRLPYAALNAHIDQYAAYPLQVADLARVAGLSSARLHARFVAECGQTPMDYIRSRRLHIAVSLLRNSALPIGEIASRVGYSSQSAFAAAVLREFGASPGKLRRETGDKKR from the coding sequence ATGAGACCGATCCTCACGCTTCGCCAATACAGCCACGATCTGATCGTCCACAGCCACGACCACGCGCAACTGGTGTTCGGGCTTTCGGGCGCCCTGGATTTCGAGGTTGACGGCCGTGGCAGCCAGGTGGTCCAGCAGAGTTTCGTGGTGATACCGTCGGGCGCTCATCATGCGTGTGGCAGCCCCAATGGCAGCCGCTGCCTGGTGCTGGATGTGCCCGGCGAGCAATGGGTTGCCCAGTCGTTGGGCGATCACGCCGAGTCCAGCAGGCGTTTGCTCGACAACGCCGGCCGTCTGTCACTGGACGCCGGGCAAAGCCAATTGGTCAGTTGGCTGGCAAACAGTCCGGTCGATGATCCGCTGATCGCACAACAAGGCGCGGTGCTGCTACTGGCCAGTCTCAACAACGCCAGGCCCGTCACCATCGGTGGTCGGCGCCTGCCCTACGCCGCGCTGAACGCACACATCGATCAGTACGCGGCGTACCCGCTGCAGGTGGCCGACCTGGCCCGGGTGGCCGGTCTCTCCAGCGCCCGTTTGCATGCGCGGTTCGTGGCCGAATGCGGGCAGACTCCAATGGACTACATCCGCAGCCGACGCCTGCACATCGCGGTGAGCCTGCTGCGCAACTCGGCGCTGCCCATCGGTGAGATTGCCAGCCGTGTCGGCTACAGCTCCCAGAGTGCCTTCGCGGCGGCGGTGCTGCGCGAGTTCGGGGCATCACCCGGAAAACTGCGACGCGAGACTGGCGACAAAAAACGCTAG
- a CDS encoding HD domain-containing protein — MNANARFTHMKDGTQEDWAIIAADFSAYARQLPTRIVAHLKLLEGDFGGFPVDRLTHSLQTATRAWRDGRDEEYVVCALLHDIGDTLGSYNHPDIAAAILKPFVSAENLWMVEKHGIFQGYYFFHHLGMDRHLREQFQDHPQYQATVEFCARYDAAAFDPAYDTLPLSFFEPMMERLFAHPRDSIYKAAMQEHAPA; from the coding sequence ATGAATGCCAATGCCCGCTTCACCCACATGAAGGACGGCACACAGGAAGACTGGGCGATCATCGCCGCGGACTTCAGTGCCTACGCGCGACAATTGCCGACCAGGATTGTGGCGCACCTGAAGTTACTGGAGGGTGATTTTGGCGGTTTCCCGGTGGATCGCCTCACCCACTCCCTGCAAACCGCCACCCGCGCCTGGCGCGATGGTCGTGACGAAGAGTACGTGGTCTGCGCCCTGCTCCACGATATCGGCGACACCCTGGGTTCCTACAACCATCCGGACATCGCGGCAGCGATCCTCAAGCCGTTCGTCAGTGCCGAGAACCTGTGGATGGTGGAAAAGCACGGGATTTTCCAGGGCTACTACTTCTTCCATCACCTGGGCATGGATCGCCATCTGCGTGAGCAATTCCAGGACCACCCGCAATACCAGGCGACCGTCGAGTTCTGTGCCAGGTACGATGCGGCGGCGTTTGACCCGGCGTACGACACGCTGCCATTGAGCTTTTTCGAGCCGATGATGGAGCGCTTGTTTGCGCACCCCAGGGATTCGATCTACAAGGCGGCGATGCAAGAGCACGCACCGGCCTGA
- a CDS encoding UDP-2,3-diacylglucosamine diphosphatase — translation MTSAELAKPTRKQRVRTLWISDVHLGTRDCQAEHLSQFLKGYHADKIYLVGDIIDGWKLRGGIYWPQAHTNVIRRLLTMSKRGTEVIYVTGNHDEFLRRYSKLILGNIQLVDEAVHVTADGRHLLVIHGDQFDVITRYHRWLAFLGDSAYEFTLTLNRWLNHWRARYGYGYWSLSAYLKHKVKTAVSFISDFEEAIAHECVKRELHGVVCGHIHHAEIRKVGEVDYLNCGDWVESCTALIEHWDGSIELYRLADAQAREAQLKAASVAELA, via the coding sequence ATGACCAGCGCCGAGCTCGCCAAACCCACCCGTAAGCAACGCGTACGGACTTTATGGATTTCCGACGTGCACTTGGGCACCCGGGATTGCCAGGCTGAACACCTGTCGCAGTTTCTCAAGGGCTACCACGCGGACAAGATCTACCTGGTCGGCGACATCATCGACGGCTGGAAATTGCGCGGCGGCATTTACTGGCCGCAAGCGCATACCAACGTCATCCGTCGCCTGTTGACCATGAGCAAGCGGGGCACCGAGGTGATCTACGTCACCGGTAACCACGACGAATTCCTGCGCCGCTATTCGAAGCTGATCCTGGGCAATATCCAGTTGGTGGACGAAGCCGTGCACGTCACCGCCGACGGCCGGCACCTGCTGGTGATTCACGGCGATCAGTTTGATGTGATCACTCGTTACCATCGTTGGCTGGCGTTTCTCGGTGACTCGGCCTACGAATTCACCCTGACCCTCAACCGCTGGCTCAATCATTGGCGCGCGCGATATGGCTACGGCTACTGGTCGCTGTCGGCCTACCTCAAGCACAAGGTGAAAACCGCGGTCAGCTTCATTAGCGACTTCGAAGAAGCCATCGCCCATGAATGCGTCAAGCGCGAGCTGCACGGGGTGGTGTGCGGGCACATTCACCATGCCGAGATTCGCAAGGTTGGCGAGGTGGACTACCTCAATTGCGGCGACTGGGTGGAGTCGTGCACGGCGTTGATCGAACATTGGGATGGTTCGATCGAGCTGTATCGCTTGGCGGATGCCCAGGCGCGTGAGGCGCAGTTGAAGGCGGCCAGTGTGGCAGAGTTGGCCTGA
- a CDS encoding MarR family transcriptional regulator, translated as MPLTDQHRFGMQLAQMSRGWRAELDRRLAGLGLSQARWLVLLHLARFEEAPTQRELAQSVGVEGPTLARLLDSLESQGLVRRQAVLEDRRAKKIVLCAPALPLIEQIETIATQLRHELFEGVDEADLKVCMRVHGYILGNLEKS; from the coding sequence ATGCCGTTAACCGATCAACACCGCTTTGGCATGCAGTTGGCCCAGATGTCCCGTGGCTGGCGTGCCGAACTGGACCGCCGGCTGGCGGGCTTGGGTTTGTCCCAGGCACGCTGGCTGGTGCTTCTGCACCTCGCGCGTTTCGAAGAAGCCCCAACCCAGCGTGAGCTGGCACAAAGCGTCGGCGTCGAAGGCCCGACCCTTGCCCGTTTGCTCGACAGCCTGGAAAGCCAAGGTCTGGTGCGACGCCAGGCAGTACTGGAAGACCGTCGGGCAAAGAAAATCGTGCTCTGCGCACCGGCGCTGCCCCTGATCGAACAAATTGAAACCATTGCCACACAACTGCGCCACGAACTGTTCGAGGGCGTCGATGAGGCGGACTTGAAGGTGTGCATGCGGGTTCACGGGTACATCCTGGGCAACCTTGAAAAATCCTGA